In Bradyrhizobium manausense, the sequence TCGATGCCGAGACGTTCGAACTGACGCCGCACGATGGTCGCGTCGCGTTCATCCTTGATGGCGACGAGCGCCTTGCGTCCGCGCAGCGAAAATGAAGACGGTCTGCTCATTTGACAACCCGCAGATGCGGCGCGTTCGGCGATACGCTGCCCGCCGAGGTTTCCCTCGAAGGGCTGGCGGCAACGTCGAGCTGCGTCAAGTAAGGATCAGGCTTAACAGGCGCGTCGGCTTCCCAGAAGATATCAAACTGTCCCTGCGGATTGGATACGGCAAGCCGCGGTGTAAGGACGCAATGGTTGTTGCCGCCGTCGATCCAGACTGGTCCTTGCGGCGAATTGTATCGATAGCCGGCTGCGGCGCGTCGCACCTCGGCGATGTCGGACGTGCCCGCGCGTTGCAATGCACGCGCCAGCAAGTAGACCGCGACATAAGCGGACTGCCCATCGACGGAGGGGCTGCCGTCGCCGCCATAGCGCGCCTTCCAGCGCGCCACAAAGGAGCGGTTCTCGGCCAGATGTATGCTTTCGAAGTAAGCCGACGACGTGATGCAGCCGGCCGATGCCGGTCCGACGATCGCGAGTTCCGGCTCGCAGATGCTGCAACTCAACATCGGGATGTCCAGCCCTGCAGCCTTGGTGCCGGCGTGGAAGGCGCGGATGAAATCGTAACTGGAGCTTCCGACCAGCGTGTTGAACACGATCGGCGGCTTCTTGCGGACGATCTCGTCGACGATGTGTCCGACGGCGCTTTCGCCGAGTTCGAGCAGCCGTTCGGCGATGATGTGGCCATCTGCTGCGCTCACCAATTCCCGCGTGACGCGGTTGGTTTCCCACGTCCAGACGTAGTTGGAGCCGACGCAGAATATTTCCCGCGACAGATTGTCGAGGAC encodes:
- a CDS encoding transporter substrate-binding domain-containing protein, producing MTKPSVPVGIICSQSGPYQAMGREILKSAMMAVDEINNQAEFEFSITAHVRDPRGIVSEYHTVCDDLIRNVGVEHIIGCYTSASRKQVLPIVERTDRLLWYPARYEGFECSDNVIYVGASPNHNVLPLIRYVLDNLSREIFCVGSNYVWTWETNRVTRELVSAADGHIIAERLLELGESAVGHIVDEIVRKKPPIVFNTLVGSSSYDFIRAFHAGTKAAGLDIPMLSCSICEPELAIVGPASAGCITSSAYFESIHLAENRSFVARWKARYGGDGSPSVDGQSAYVAVYLLARALQRAGTSDIAEVRRAAAGYRYNSPQGPVWIDGGNNHCVLTPRLAVSNPQGQFDIFWEADAPVKPDPYLTQLDVAASPSRETSAGSVSPNAPHLRVVK